AATTAAAGCAGGAGTATCAGTCTGGAATGTGATATTTAAATCTGCTGCTGCAATGGACTCTGTAGTTTCAGGAACACAGTTTCCTCCACCGCCACCTCCAGCGCCATAAACCATAATGTCGTCAACAAAATATGTACTAGCATCACCAACATTAAAGTTGAAGAAGATAACCATTTTGTTGAACTGAGGAGTTGCTGTTGCTGGGAAGTCATATGTTAGTTCTGTCCATGTGTTTGCAGCACCAGTAGTTTGTAATATTTCAACAAAATTTCCTGAGTTTCCTATTTCTTCTAATTTTAAAAGAACAGGTGTATTTGCAACTGGTGACCAAACCTTCATTTTCATACCTTCAGAAGTATTAAAATCTAATTTATCAGCTAAATCTATTTGAAGATTATCAAAAGGCGAATTATTAAATCTTGTGACTTGACCAACTCTACAAGACATGTTTGCTCCAGAAGCATCTGGATTGTCAATATAAGAGAAAGCTACATTATCTTCAATTACTGTAGGTGAATCTGTTTGGAATGTAATGTTTAAATCCGCTGCTGCTATTGACTCTGTAGTTTCAGGTGTACAAGCTGGACCAGTATTACCAGAAACTTGTGCAAAATCATCAACATAAAAAGTTCCAGCATCAGTTTGATTAAATGCTACAAATAGCACCATATCATTATAAGAACCAGTAGAGTTTAGAGTAAATGTCAACTCTTCCCAACCAGTACCCATGTGCATTTGATTATCTTCAACATCAGCTTCTGTACCATCTTCAAACTTTAATAAAATTGGAAGCGCTTGATTTGAAAATATTTTTACGCTAACACCTTGGTCTGTAGAAAAATCAATTGGAACATCTAAATTAAAAAATGCATTTTCAAAATTGTCGCCACCATTGGTGATTTGACCTACTTTTGTTGCATCTGCATTGATACCAGATAATTCAGGATTATCAACAACTGTAAAACTAACATTACCTACTATTTTTGCTGCATAATCAATTGTTTCACAATCAAAATCCATTGGGAATTCTAAGTCTGTATCTGTACATGGGATATCAGCTGTGTTAATTTGAGAAATGTCATCTATGTAAAATGTTCCTGCTGTAGTACCTGGACCATCAACAAAAAATGTTACTGTAGAATAGCTAGCTGCTGAGTCAAAGGTAAAATAAAGTTCTTCCCATCCTGTACCACCATGACTAGCTAAAATTTCTGTATCTGCAGCTGTTCCATTTTCTAACTTTAATAGAATATCAATTGGAGAAGTAGACCAGAAAAGTATTTTCACTGTTTTGTCTACAGATAAGTCAAGGTCTACACCTAAATCAAAAAAGAAGCCTTCAAAAGTTGCGCCACTATTTACAATTTCTCCAACATTTGAAACCGTTGGATTTGCTCCTGAAGCATCTGGATTTTCAACTATTTGAAATGCTGTTCCACCAAATACAGTTGCTCCATAATCTACTAATGGATTATCAAAAGAAATAGGGAAACCTACTTCTTCAGGTATAGCGATAGTAAAAGTGTCCTCAAAAGTATCAGAAGCTCCTGCAACATTTGTTGCTTCTAAAACTACAGTATATGTACCCGATGTATATACCTTTATAGGATTTACTTCTGTTGATGTTGTTCCATCTCCTAAATCCCAAGTATAGTTATCTGCATTGGTAGATGTGTTAATAAATGATACAACACCAGTATCTTGATTAATTGTTTGAGTGAACTCTGCATTAATCTGTGGTAAGACTGCATCGTCTTCATCACAACCTAAATATGCTAAAGCCAAAAACAAGACTGACAGCAACTTTATTCCTTTCGTTATTTTTTTCATAATATTATTGTATTGCATGATTTATTATTGTTTGTAAACTCGAACGTAATCTACGAGCATGGTTTGTGGAAATTCTGTTTCTGCGTTTGGTGGTCCTGGCAAGTTACCTCCAACTGCTACGTTTAATATGATATAGAATGGTCTATCATTAAACACCCATTCGCCTTCCCCATTTGTTTCCTCATCTATATCTTCTGGAGTAATCTGATTATATAATACATCGTCAATATAGAAGTTAATATAGTCTGGACCCCACTCAATGCCGTATACATGAAACTCTGTGTCTACTCTTGTATTTTCTAAAGTATAGCTTTTTGATACAGACTCTGCTCCTGAATAACTTGGTCCATGAACAGTACCAAATATTTTAGTTGGTTCGTCACCTACATTTTCCATAATATCAATTTCACCAATTTGCGGCCAAATTGA
This DNA window, taken from Winogradskyella sp. PC-19, encodes the following:
- a CDS encoding PKD domain-containing protein — protein: MKKITKGIKLLSVLFLALAYLGCDEDDAVLPQINAEFTQTINQDTGVVSFINTSTNADNYTWDLGDGTTSTEVNPIKVYTSGTYTVVLEATNVAGASDTFEDTFTIAIPEEVGFPISFDNPLVDYGATVFGGTAFQIVENPDASGANPTVSNVGEIVNSGATFEGFFFDLGVDLDLSVDKTVKILFWSTSPIDILLKLENGTAADTEILASHGGTGWEELYFTFDSAASYSTVTFFVDGPGTTAGTFYIDDISQINTADIPCTDTDLEFPMDFDCETIDYAAKIVGNVSFTVVDNPELSGINADATKVGQITNGGDNFENAFFNLDVPIDFSTDQGVSVKIFSNQALPILLKFEDGTEADVEDNQMHMGTGWEELTFTLNSTGSYNDMVLFVAFNQTDAGTFYVDDFAQVSGNTGPACTPETTESIAAADLNITFQTDSPTVIEDNVAFSYIDNPDASGANMSCRVGQVTRFNNSPFDNLQIDLADKLDFNTSEGMKMKVWSPVANTPVLLKLEEIGNSGNFVEILQTTGAANTWTELTYDFPATATPQFNKMVIFFNFNVGDASTYFVDDIMVYGAGGGGGGNCVPETTESIAAADLNITFQTDTPALIGDNTGVSYIDNPDFAGSVNSSCRVAEVIRFNASPFDNVQIDLTDKLDFNTSEGMKMKVWSPVANTPVLLKLEEIGNAGNFVEILQTTGAANTWTELTYDFAPTATPQFNKLVIFFNFNVADGSTYYFDDLMVYGTPGGGGGGTGGGCTTGAVPATAFPVTFEDCESFTSTFSSTGAGMATSLTDNPDASGLNTSDFVLRVDKSAGINRWGGIQNAFPSNFDGTGTFKFLVYTNEANVVMRFEINSDPQDPNSGNPGPQFATITNANTWTEVEITFTGIPPSNTGVNQLVIKPDNPDGTDTEVTTTDKVFYFDNIRLE